aactgggggatgctcatcagggtattagtctggcggtttacagcgtgcggcgtacactatgcccattacaagaaagtgtcataagagtgaggcggttagtaaatacaagaagtaatggtgaaacgtttccttcattatgaaaacatcaattccaggcgttacccgttaccgctttcttccatttactcaaacgtttccacttcttacgagaccagggtacgtttcgttgcgacttgtataaataggtctcacatatttccaccaaaagacaagttttggtcaggagaatacaacactcagaaatcacttgttagctttcccatctgttagctttccactttctgatacaagtcgtcaaacaactactcttcccgaatcaactattctggtctcaacactctcttcgcttccctccctagaccaacccttctccttcactttgtgactgaagcaagtatggaacggatatttcttggtttaggccggatttgtacagattgatctctcgaatcaaagtactcccttgcagtacattgtttagggtttagactcgtttctcaccctgacactcgaaattaccaaaatcagcagaaactgttttcaccctcaaacaattggcgaccacagtgggagattaatctatcggtcaCAATATCAATTCCCGATTTCCGATTCTATCTTTTCGACCCAGATATCGAGATGATGGAAGCTGACTAGTCGCCACCTCGGTTATCAGACGACTctggaacgactggggacttaggAATGATTGGGGACTCCTCACAGTCACGCGCCGCCGCCCACAAAAACTCAGATTTACATCCgagagatccattttgttgggagactctaAAAAGCAAGTAAGTCTCGTCCGACGAGTTGCATGTTCTACCACTTAGAATTTTCACATAGATGGTAGAAACCGACAACCATGTTATCCCCATGTTTCACCCCATGCTTTCTACTGACAACACAACATTCAcaactccatgactctcctggggtatttatgccacatatattcataaccaaaaacaacattattctaaaaaaaaaaaaaaattcatctaaaaagaataatccaaaaccctcatcggTAACAATTatatatcaacccaaaaatccagaaaaccaaaccataaactaggcgctcTGTTCTCCTTTCAAAAAAATCCTAAATAAAGAAGTTCGGAAGACAGGGGTACATTCAAGGAAAGccatctagtaatggcttgctcttcttggagaaagcctcctttgtgctttcgagagccgcccgtttcagcttTAGCTCCGTAGAAAACCTTTCGATCTCCTCCTCCTGCTGTGAGACCTCATCCGTGGAAGGGCCTTCAGCCGCCGTGGTCTGAaacttttcgatctcagagaaaacttcaacaaaccagggaacgttgaacccgtggtctacgcacacatcacgatggaacttccatCTTGAGACCACGTCTGCAGAAACAGTATGGCAagtcactttgcacatgtcgtcaatcgaagataaagcttcctccacacgcttgaccatCGCAAACCAACTAGTAACATTTTTGGTTGtggcgatgtgtccatacctttcccatatcttggtatataacgtctcgtatttggctggcacgctgaagctgacgatcaacacatgatctggataaggaactaagtatggaggagCGAAAACAGCGCCTGCAACCGAACCGGCAACTGGCAAGGAattcctaactacaatggcgCCTGCGGTCGCTGGAGCACTCTCCGCTACTTGAgtcgcaacaacatcttcatcttgacCGACCTACATCTCCGGGTCGCCAGGCGCAGCTGCCACGATTGGAGACAAAGATTTATCTCTACGGCTTTCCGCCTCGGGGCCATCTTCGGGAGCGGGTTCTCCATGCGATATCGTGGTTTagacttttttcaaaaaaaaaataatgggagagagaaaggaagaagaagaatgcatGGAGGACTTACGGATTCACTTTCAGActgactagaagaagactcaGTGCTGCTGTTGGAAGAGCTATTTTCAGAATCTCTAGATTCCGAGATTTCCTCCTTTTCGAGATCTTCTTCACCGCAAGAAGGCTCGGCATTGTCACCCTCTGCCGCGAGAGCCGCTGTTCTCCGAGGCTGAGCATTTCCACCCTCTGCTGCGAGAGACGCCTCTTTCTTACTACGTGCAAGCTGGGAAAAGGCGTTCATgccctggttaaggaataaggaaaTATTTTCAATAACGAAAGAACTGTGCAATCCGACTGAGTGGGCAATAAAAAGAATACAAACCCGaacgttggaagaactgaaagtcacaagggccGTTGAATCTGATTGAAAACCACCCGCGCAatctttcgaccttcgctccttcttttGGGGACTGTCCGTGTCCGTGTTAGGAGATTTTCGTTTGGGCAaggaaggatcccttaacaatggatgtcttGCTAAAGTTGCAGCAGAAGGCTTACCACAGGTATTCTTCACTATGTCATTCATGAATACATGAATGGCAAGGAACTcgtcctgccaaaatatgttgtaCTTAGAAGTTATCATCGGATTTCGTGCCGAGAGCAAGAAGCGGAGACTTATACCCGGCGCAAGAGCACTAGCATCAAGAGAAGTTGTCAACAAGTTTTCTGGAACGACCGACTGACGAAAGagcgggaccccttggtcaaatcccatatgtcgagccTCCCTGTTAATGTTATAAGAGACTGCCTGACAAGATCCTCGAAAAAAATACGGTACATAACCAggcgtgcaacttcgcatgaacacaacctcGTATTCTTTTCAGAAAGAAAAAATGTATTTGGAACAGAGGCAAAAGTATCTATTTGAACTATGGATCCATGCAGCAGATcccatggacgaaagttgattgtgtaggagttgtcaaggaagtcaaccagtttcgagccagatcttgggcgcctgttcacccagcgaagtatcctagaaccaccctaagactcgggaagtaaagccagcggtttgggagcgcacttctcgaaatgctcccacaaccacgcgaATAAAAGCAACATGaacgtacgagtccactttcatgtagccgttTGAAGTACGCATGTCCGCAACtagatgatccaaatgtgtgtatAGAGAACCGAGAAATAAGCCGCCAATGGGGAGAACAACACCTTTCACTAATATGATGGCAAACTTAATGAGtccctgtcttatctccttcttaccagagccgtcgccaaaaatgtccctggataaccaaagaaccaagaatgtcgcgacatgaagcgtacttgttgatggtggattttagtttagggctaaaattgtaaaaccagatttagtgtgccgacatcctgcaaagggtaaggccatttgacaaacgatgagcggagaaatcctctcgttttatttatttgaagcaatccaataaatatacaaaattcactcagaatggtgcatgtagcaacaatcccaaatattcagtgtatttatagcattattaattaatgcgtgagttgccttgtatttcctgtgatgttctcagcaggactctcattattggtgcggcatgacgattgagtgtttactctcggcagagtaacacgaatctccaagtgtcaatagtgaggtatgcatgaaatacccgtacatgacaTATCATTCTCTAACCAAGAGAACCCTGTGTCGGTGCACTTATATTATcccgatcgaacatgtttaattccctaagggaaatctggactgtccatgtcagtttCAGAAACGAttacgaccacgcaagttggccgcataatttaactagcctagacgaaccctaataGGAGCAGGCAATCACCATGATGTTCACCGGCGGGCCCCTATGCCCTAACCAgtcgaacaccacgctataccCCTAATGCCTGTCAAACGCCGGCCCCAAAGAGGGATGACCGTGTTGCTTTGGataaggctcaaacgagcaagaccgctcaaagcagtcttaaaatcatcatgaccATCAAACTTCACCATCCTgcttggacggattagatcatcccacgattgatcagtgaagcgctaatgcacacattggtgggcccactcctcacccacctgatcggttttcacacgacctagccctagagcaatgaacgcttgctcgaagtgtggctgacgtgatgcttaaagggttgtcgaaattccactagcgtcttaaatcgatcacaaccatccaacttcaccagcatgtttggatggcttagatcgctccTAGGACCATCGGACAAGTACACATATGATAAAAAAAACTACTCATCTTTaatactcagtttcatgaattattcaccactgaatttcataaattagtaataaatactcagcaaccGGGTATCGGGACCACCACTGAGTAAGCctaataaaatggtgcaagtgtactcgacaatgatgcatgactgagcgCCCGATGCACAAACgattattcaaaaatatggaaaacgaggaatcctacacaaaacagaagatataaacaaataataataataaaatagtggaGAGGCGCCCATGGGCTAGGcctaccggccggccggccgtgccctagccagtcccatgcctctcccattatttttcttattttatcattttcatgaactcatgaaaactccctcatctcaacaactttccttgtttgagaaaaatcacggtttctccatattttgatggactcatggaaaataatataaaattagggaaaggtgtgcgggaccgtgcaacatagccggccggtcatgaccaatccgtggccagtcccacacctttcaaaccctaaattttcataattattatttccctcaactcataaaactcccttgtttcaacaaaaactcatggattctccataacttcaaggattcatgaagaaataatattataaaacagaAAAAGGTGTGCGggccgggcaacctagccggccgcccatgctcaagccgtggccggtcccacaccttgcaaaccctaacttttcataatcattattttcctcaattcatgaaacccctgggtttgagcaaaattcatgatttcttcatattttctcatatattgctcaaatcacgaaaccCAAAacccaacatggtcacacgactggctagcctctcacgacaatttttaatattaaaacacttttattttaatattttcaaaatattgatgaattgagcatacatgctgctcattccaacaaaaatcaagagtttcagccaagatgaaactcttctgacaattcacaatgttgctcgaacgcgcatcagaaaatactgaaactctcagtatggagacaatGACACCACGGCAACACATGCATGCCTTCacgaccgaccagagtcattcctagggcttgtacaaagccggtcccacatgttttcataattctgacctaatttgctcaattgctcatactgggcccaaactctctccaaccaactggaggatTCTTCAAACGGCCAAAAATTGGACacatgaccaccaagagccggtcccatggccTCTTGGTCGGTCacccatctctcatacctaggttttatcacctaatgctgaacccaacaatatttcagaaaatgatgaaaccggcatttaatcatcattctttcactaaCTATCAAAAccgagaaccctggtgcatgctcactcttgcactgggaaccacatggacgcccatcatcccatgtgctCGGTCCCTCATcactcatgatcaattttcaTCAATTTGCCAAtcgatgaaggattgatcaaaaattagggtttgaacaaacgctcatgaaatcagcattctgagcaagttcaagcaTTAAATTATGTTGATCTAGCAATaagcatctaaattaattatataatattcggtaatctaccaatattttaattaatattttattgggtcacatcaccagtaaataattcgctgaatcgagcaatactttctcaatttcccgaatattgatccaactaacaatattcagtaatttgtcgaattgagcaatacttgctcagttgctcgtcaacttctcaatattcagtgatttacagaattgagcaatacttgctcaatcgctcaAATATTggtcaataattcattgaatcgctgagtattcatcactcatgctcgattcaacaaaatctacactcattgtctaaacagtcaacaactgactaattaaaacacgtctgccttgcagacttcacgattcatgagacatcaatcacgtcacaaatgggggatatcacttaggttttggtctggcggcctacggcacgtggatacatccacgacgagaagtgtgagtaagtcgtgcaaacggtttaaggagttagcaaagtagtgggtgcacgatcagtcaagtctccacacgacatggaactgactttaccacgatctcccactttcccactctt
The nucleotide sequence above comes from Papaver somniferum cultivar HN1 chromosome 8, ASM357369v1, whole genome shotgun sequence. Encoded proteins:
- the LOC113305609 gene encoding uncharacterized protein LOC113305609, whose amino-acid sequence is MVNQSSNITNYPPSGYENIIVEAVEETETPVAIETEQRTEETVPEEADAMKIEDAPVVENRSESGENRSNSGVDAATCDGFAGSIRGAAGTDDEIGGGGGGGVNGEKRIADEFLAIHVFMNDIVKNTCGKPSAATLARHPLLRDPSLPKRKSPNTDTDSPQKKERRSKDCAGGFQSDSTALVTFSSSNVRGMNAFSQLARSKKEASLAAEGGNAQPRRTAALAAEGDNAEPSCGEEDLEKEEISESRDSENSSSNSSTESSSSQSESESESHGVVNVVLSVESMG